The Watersipora subatra chromosome 1, tzWatSuba1.1, whole genome shotgun sequence genome has a window encoding:
- the LOC137408043 gene encoding protein phosphatase 1 regulatory subunit SDS22 homolog — protein MDKKVSSARSHRPISGKTSADAKSSSAKVRNVRPSSGSLPINPPKIKSGVSRKQKSSRKDSVTETTEDGIVFINSDSKDSGSHTSTRTISAEEILERCQETDYRQVYEINLRGNHLAEIPNLEKFAKVRLIDLSSNHIRTICRLECCSELRELKLYDNRLTAIEKLDSLNDLHNVQLQHNRIQSIGRGLVNCRKLTTLRLDSNQIVKIETREVAALSRLTTLDLSNNKLDNLSALNSLPNLTELSVCNNRLRTIELTRCKKLEEVDVSGNRFTDFSSFILHSSSLKILNLSKNAFSKLELSSPLSHLEELYISHNNIKGLTNVPSRFPSLQILDLSHNLIRNDQELLHLQDCVCLRELNLLNNPFELNDLGQVETNPAEIISSLQVLDGMVIKKQTVDHKTPLMRPMSASHIISSRQVQSQLDGLHNEMMNLQNSLEAKFRDFRLSLDRLPSRPNTALTARPPTRGSRRSRILEAQSFAINKYSNN, from the exons ATGGACAAGAAAGTATCTTCAGCTCGATCACACCGACCGATATCAGGAAAAACCTCTGCTGATGCTAAAAGCAGTTCAGCAAAAGTAAGAAACGTGAGACCATCGTCAGGGAGTCTGCCAATCAATCCTCCTAAGATAAAGTCTGGCGTGTCAAG AAAACAAAAATCTTCTCGAAAAGACAGTGTAACAGAAACTACAGAGGATGGAATTGTGTTTATAAATTCAGACTCGAAGGATTCTGGATCACATACTAGCACAAGAACTATCAGTGCTGAGGAGATA TTGGAGAGATGCCAAGAAACTGACTACAGACAAGTgtatgaaataaatttaaggGGAAACCATCTGGCAGAAATACCCAACCTCGAGAAG TTTGCCAAAGTGAGACTGATAGATCTCTCCTCCAATCACATCCGAACCATATGCAGGCTCGAGTGCTGCTCT GAGCTGAGAGAACTCAAGCTATATGATAACCGGCTTACAGCAATAGAAAAATTAGACTCACTAAATGACCTTCACAATGTTCAATTGCAACACAATCGGATACAGAGCATTGGAAGAGGCCTTGTGAACTGTCGAAAACTAACTACTCTCAGACTAGATTCTAATCAGATCGTCAAGATAGAAACAAGGGAGGTTGCTGCGCTCTCTAGACTGACCACTCTTGATCTGAGCAACAACAAGCTCGATAACCTCAGT GCCTTGAACTCTCTCCCTAATCTCACAGAGCTGAGTGTCTGCAACAATAGACTCAGGACTATCGAACTAACAAGGTGCAAAAAG cTGGAGGAAGTAGATGTATCTGGCAATAGATTTACAGACTTCAGCTCTTTCATTCTCCACTCATCTTCTCTTAAGATACTCAACTTGTCAAAGAATGCATTCAGCaagttggagttatcttctccattAAG TCATTTGGAAGAGCTCTATATTTCTCACAACAATATTAAGGGGCTTACTAACGTTCCTTCCCGGTTTCCGTCTCTGCAAATTCTGGATTTGAGCCACAACCTTATTCGTAATGACCAAGAACTG TTACACCTACAAGACTGCGTCTGCCTGAGAGAGCTGAATCTACTGAACAATCCTTTTGAGCTGAATGACTTAGGGCAAGTCGAGACAAATCCTGCTGAGATTATATCATCTTTGCAGGTTTTAGATGGG ATGGTCATAAAGAAACAAACAGTGGATCATAAAACTCCTTTGATGAGACCCATGTCGGCTTCCCACA TTATCAGTTCACGTCAGGTGCAATCTCAATTGGATGGATTGCACAATGAGATGATGAATCTACAGAACAGTCTTGAAGCCAAGTTCAGAGACTTTAGGCTTTCCCTCGATCGCTTGCCTAGTAGACCCAATACCGCACTGACAGCCAGACCACCCACTCGGGGAAGTCGAAGATCACGAATCCTAGAGGCGCAAAGTTTTGCAATCAATAAGTATTCAAATAATTAG